A portion of the Sulfuriferula sp. AH1 genome contains these proteins:
- a CDS encoding nitric oxide reductase activation protein NorD: protein MSINLEDYQDTLGELSEQSRGVLEASWHEATKVFSPQGLNNYMTGARSLKNLGRGCDLVVAYIQETPAVAKEIGEDIIPDLIQTGMMMASKTSGAVIERIYSTAPIAAKRLGDEQVFRGYLQLLNLLISQAPRGLRPMLDHLDTLLGNLTLGGLRRWALWGAQAHRTDYPEQVRYFGLESKESQAMLQQERKGTLFVDIQRRINMYLRALWARDFFMRPTSGDFEHREGYKPYIENYLIYIPDAYDDVAGISGLELYRATAAHCAAHVVYTRTPISAESLNPLQMAVISVIEDARIEQIAINAFPGLNQLWASLHFVTPDQSATLGDYLNRIARALLDPDYEDGHPIIAKARALFKAQQEYLADNTISWEIGVALAHELSQLRIPFNARTDVLRAPYRDDNRYFWEFEEFDFDKAQSAGYESIKQVRKYVSVMEMANEIDCELAGDDAQEIWVLGTELFPYEDTGVSFNEMEGKEPAAAPFHYSEWDYQIQLERPTWATVLEKRAKSGDMQVIDDITAQHKRTIGRLKFLLDAMQPQGVTRIRKLEDGDEIDINAALRSMIDMRMGMQPDTRIMMRSVRKVRDISVMVLLDLSESTNEKVAGQDYSVLDLTRQATVLLADAIHKIGDPFAIHGFCSDGRHDVEYYRFKDFDQPYNDVPKSKLAGMTGQLSTRMGAAIRHAGHYLKLQKSSKKLLLVITDGEPADIDVRDPQYLRFDTKKAVEEVARAGVTTYCMSLDPRADQYVSRIFGARNYMVVDHVERLPEKLPVLYAGLTR, encoded by the coding sequence ATGAGCATTAATCTCGAAGACTATCAAGACACACTCGGCGAACTCTCGGAGCAATCCAGAGGCGTACTGGAAGCGTCCTGGCACGAAGCCACCAAAGTGTTCAGCCCGCAGGGACTGAACAATTACATGACAGGTGCCCGCTCGCTCAAGAATCTGGGTCGCGGCTGCGATCTGGTGGTCGCCTACATCCAGGAAACCCCCGCCGTGGCCAAGGAAATTGGCGAAGACATCATTCCCGATCTGATACAGACCGGCATGATGATGGCGTCCAAGACCAGCGGCGCGGTGATCGAGCGGATATATTCCACCGCGCCCATCGCTGCCAAGCGCCTCGGCGACGAACAGGTATTCCGCGGCTATCTACAATTGCTGAACCTGCTGATATCGCAGGCACCGCGCGGCTTGCGCCCGATGCTTGACCACCTCGACACCTTGCTGGGCAATCTGACGCTGGGCGGCTTGCGCCGCTGGGCGCTGTGGGGTGCACAGGCGCACCGCACCGACTATCCCGAGCAAGTACGCTATTTCGGGCTGGAAAGCAAGGAATCGCAGGCCATGCTGCAACAGGAGCGCAAGGGCACGCTGTTCGTCGATATCCAGCGCCGCATCAACATGTACTTGCGTGCGTTGTGGGCCCGCGACTTTTTCATGCGCCCTACTTCCGGCGACTTTGAGCACCGTGAAGGCTACAAGCCATACATTGAAAATTACCTGATCTACATACCGGACGCCTATGACGATGTCGCAGGCATCTCCGGACTGGAGCTCTACCGCGCCACCGCCGCCCATTGCGCCGCGCACGTAGTCTATACCCGCACGCCGATTTCGGCCGAAAGCCTCAATCCGTTGCAGATGGCGGTGATCTCGGTGATAGAGGATGCGCGGATAGAACAGATCGCCATCAACGCCTTCCCCGGCCTGAACCAGTTGTGGGCATCGCTGCATTTCGTTACCCCGGATCAGTCCGCGACGCTGGGCGACTACCTCAATCGCATCGCACGCGCGCTGCTCGATCCAGATTACGAGGACGGCCATCCCATCATCGCCAAGGCACGTGCATTGTTCAAAGCCCAGCAGGAATACCTGGCCGACAACACGATCTCGTGGGAAATCGGCGTTGCATTGGCGCACGAACTGTCGCAGCTGCGCATTCCGTTCAACGCGCGGACCGACGTGCTTAGAGCACCGTACCGCGACGACAACCGCTATTTCTGGGAGTTCGAAGAATTCGACTTCGACAAGGCGCAATCGGCTGGCTACGAATCCATCAAGCAAGTACGCAAATACGTCAGCGTGATGGAAATGGCCAATGAGATAGATTGCGAACTGGCCGGCGACGATGCACAGGAAATCTGGGTGCTCGGTACCGAGCTGTTCCCGTACGAGGACACCGGCGTCAGTTTTAACGAGATGGAGGGCAAGGAACCCGCTGCCGCCCCTTTCCACTATTCGGAATGGGATTACCAGATCCAGCTCGAGCGCCCGACCTGGGCCACGGTGTTGGAAAAACGCGCCAAATCCGGTGACATGCAGGTCATCGATGACATTACCGCCCAGCATAAACGCACCATCGGCCGCCTCAAATTCCTGCTCGATGCGATGCAACCGCAAGGTGTCACGCGCATCCGCAAGCTGGAAGACGGCGACGAAATCGACATCAACGCCGCACTGCGCTCGATGATCGACATGCGCATGGGCATGCAGCCGGATACGCGCATCATGATGCGCTCGGTACGCAAGGTGCGCGACATTTCGGTGATGGTGCTGCTGGATTTATCCGAATCCACCAACGAAAAAGTCGCCGGGCAGGATTACAGCGTGCTCGACCTGACGCGCCAGGCTACCGTATTGCTGGCGGACGCGATTCACAAGATCGGCGACCCGTTCGCGATACACGGTTTTTGTTCGGATGGCCGTCACGACGTGGAGTATTATCGCTTCAAGGACTTCGATCAGCCTTATAATGACGTACCCAAATCCAAACTGGCGGGCATGACCGGGCAGCTATCCACGCGCATGGGCGCTGCCATACGCCATGCCGGACATTATTTGAAGCTGCAGAAGTCTTCGAAGAAACTGCTGTTGGTGATTACCGATGGCGAACCCGCGGACATCGATGTGCGCGACCCGCAATACCTGCGTTTCGATACCAAGAAAGCGGTAGAAGAAGTCGCCCGCGCCGGTGTCACTACTTATTGCATGAGCCTCGACCCGCGTGCCGACCAGTACGTATCGCGTATTTTTGGCGCGCGCAATTACATGGTCGTGGATCATGTTGAACGATTGCCGGAGAAATTGCCGGTACTTTACGCAGGACTGACACGATGA
- a CDS encoding CbbQ/NirQ/NorQ/GpvN family protein translates to MNDVIKQYLIEKEPYYRPVADEVELYEATYAVRMPMMLKGPTGCGKTRFVEHMAWKLGKPLITVACNEDMTASDLVGRFLLDASGTRWQDGPLAIAARYGAICYLDEVVEARQDTTVVIHPLTDARRVLPLEKKGELIQAHPDFQLVISYNPGYQSLMKDLKQSTKQRFGALDFNYPTHDIETEIVSHETGVSAEVAGKLVSIAERARNLKGHGLDEGISTRMLIYAGSLIATGVNPQAACRVALVRPITDDPDMRDALDAAVTTFF, encoded by the coding sequence ATGAACGACGTCATCAAGCAGTACCTGATTGAGAAAGAACCCTATTACCGCCCTGTCGCCGATGAGGTAGAGCTGTACGAAGCCACCTATGCCGTGCGCATGCCCATGATGCTGAAGGGCCCTACCGGTTGCGGCAAAACCCGCTTTGTGGAACACATGGCGTGGAAGCTGGGAAAACCCCTGATCACGGTAGCCTGTAATGAGGACATGACAGCATCCGATCTGGTCGGTCGCTTTCTGCTGGATGCATCCGGCACACGCTGGCAAGACGGTCCGCTGGCCATCGCCGCCCGTTATGGCGCGATTTGCTATCTGGACGAAGTCGTGGAAGCCCGTCAGGACACCACCGTGGTAATCCACCCGCTGACCGACGCACGTCGCGTACTGCCTCTGGAGAAGAAGGGCGAACTGATACAGGCGCACCCCGATTTTCAACTGGTGATTTCCTACAATCCGGGCTACCAGAGCCTGATGAAGGATCTGAAACAGTCCACCAAACAACGGTTCGGCGCGCTGGATTTCAATTATCCGACGCATGACATCGAAACTGAAATCGTGTCGCATGAAACCGGCGTGTCCGCAGAAGTCGCAGGCAAGCTGGTCTCCATTGCGGAACGTGCGCGCAACCTGAAAGGCCACGGACTGGACGAAGGCATCTCGACCCGCATGCTGATCTACGCCGGATCGCTGATCGCCACTGGGGTGAATCCTCAGGCTGCCTGCCGCGTGGCGCTGGTGCGTCCGATCACGGATGACCCCGACATGCGCGATGCGCTGGATGCAGCCGTTACGACATTCTTTTAG
- a CDS encoding ribulose bisphosphate carboxylase small subunit gives MNEVMDYKSRLSDPASRKFETFSYLPAMSEAEIRKQVEYLVSKGWNPAIEHIEPQYLMDSYWYMWKLPMFGETDVNVVLAEALACHKANPDNHVRLIGYNNFNQSQGTSMVIYRGKTV, from the coding sequence ATGAATGAAGTGATGGATTACAAATCGCGCTTGAGCGATCCAGCCAGCCGCAAATTTGAGACTTTCTCTTACTTGCCTGCGATGAGCGAAGCCGAAATCAGAAAACAGGTGGAATACCTGGTTTCCAAAGGCTGGAACCCGGCTATCGAGCACATCGAACCGCAATACCTGATGGACTCATACTGGTACATGTGGAAGCTGCCGATGTTCGGCGAAACCGACGTGAACGTCGTGCTGGCTGAAGCACTGGCTTGCCACAAAGCCAACCCTGATAACCATGTGCGCCTGATTGGTTACAACAACTTCAATCAATCCCAAGGCACATCCATGGTGATCTACCGCGGCAAGACTGTTTAA
- a CDS encoding form I ribulose bisphosphate carboxylase large subunit, with protein MAVKSYNAGVKEYRATYWTPEYTPLDTDILACFKITPQPGVDREEVAAAVAAESSTGTWTTVWTDLLTDLDYYKGRAYRIEDVPGDDTCFYAFVAYPIDLFEEGSVVNVLTSLVGNVFGFKALRALRLEDVRFPIAYVKTCGGPPQGIQVERDKMNKYGRPLLGCTIKPKLGLSAKNYGRAVYECLRGGLDFTKDDENVNSQPFMRWRDRFEFVHEATLKAERETGERKGHYLNVTAPTPEEMYKRAEFAKEIGAPIIMHDYLTGGLTANTGLANWCRNNGMLLHIHRAMHAVLDRNPHHGIHFRVLTKVLRLSGGDHLHSGTVVGKLEGDREATLGWIDTMRDEFIKEDRSRGLFFDQDWGSMPGVLPVASGGIHVWHMPALVNIFGDDSVLQFGGGTLGHPWGNAAGAAANRVALEACVEARNQGVAIEKEGKEILTKAAASSPELKIAMETWKEIKFEFDTVDKLDVAHK; from the coding sequence ATGGCTGTAAAATCATATAACGCCGGTGTGAAAGAGTACCGCGCAACTTACTGGACGCCGGAATATACGCCGCTGGATACCGATATTCTCGCCTGTTTCAAAATCACCCCTCAACCGGGTGTTGATCGCGAAGAAGTTGCTGCTGCTGTTGCTGCCGAGTCTTCAACCGGTACCTGGACCACCGTGTGGACCGACCTGTTGACCGATCTGGATTACTACAAAGGCCGCGCCTATCGCATAGAAGACGTACCTGGCGACGACACATGTTTCTACGCTTTCGTTGCTTATCCGATTGACCTGTTCGAAGAAGGTTCCGTCGTTAACGTGCTGACCTCGCTGGTTGGTAACGTATTCGGTTTCAAGGCATTGCGCGCATTGCGTCTGGAAGACGTACGTTTCCCGATCGCTTACGTAAAAACCTGCGGCGGTCCTCCTCAAGGCATCCAGGTCGAACGCGACAAAATGAACAAGTATGGCCGTCCATTGCTGGGTTGCACCATCAAACCCAAGCTGGGTCTGTCTGCGAAGAACTACGGTCGCGCTGTTTACGAGTGCTTGCGCGGCGGTCTGGACTTCACCAAGGACGACGAAAACGTCAACAGCCAGCCGTTCATGCGTTGGCGCGATCGTTTCGAATTCGTGCACGAAGCTACATTGAAGGCTGAACGTGAAACTGGCGAGCGCAAAGGCCACTACCTGAACGTTACCGCGCCAACACCGGAAGAAATGTACAAGCGTGCAGAGTTCGCCAAGGAAATCGGCGCACCGATCATCATGCACGATTACCTGACCGGCGGTTTGACCGCCAACACAGGTCTGGCTAACTGGTGCCGCAACAACGGCATGCTGTTGCACATCCACCGCGCCATGCACGCCGTGCTCGACCGCAACCCGCACCACGGTATCCACTTCCGCGTGCTGACCAAGGTTCTGCGTCTGTCGGGTGGTGATCACCTGCACTCCGGTACCGTTGTCGGCAAACTGGAAGGCGACCGCGAAGCGACTCTGGGCTGGATCGACACCATGCGTGACGAATTCATCAAGGAAGATCGCAGCCGCGGCCTGTTCTTCGATCAGGACTGGGGTTCCATGCCCGGTGTATTGCCGGTTGCATCCGGCGGTATTCACGTTTGGCACATGCCGGCGCTGGTCAACATCTTCGGCGATGACTCCGTATTGCAATTCGGTGGCGGTACATTAGGCCACCCATGGGGTAACGCGGCTGGTGCAGCTGCTAACCGCGTGGCACTGGAAGCTTGCGTAGAAGCACGCAACCAGGGCGTAGCCATTGAGAAGGAAGGCAAAGAGATCCTGACCAAGGCAGCTGCAAGCAGCCCCGAATTGAAAATCGCCATGGAAACATGGAAAGAAATCAAGTTCGAGTTCGACACTGTCGACAAGCTGGACGTTGCTCACAAGTAA
- a CDS encoding LysR family transcriptional regulator: MKHATLHQLKIFEVVARNLSFTRAAEELHLTQPTVSIQIKQLTDIVGMSLLEQVGKRIFLTEAGRELLTVCHSLFDGLSRFEMIISDMKGVKTGKLRLGVITTAKYFVPRLLGPFCDRYPGIEVSLKVTNRERLLQRLIDNEDDLYILGQPPEHMDIWVEPFLDNPLVVLAPYNHPLAGEKNISAERIAQEPFLMRESGSGTRLATEKFFNERGLSLNVRMELGSNEAIKQAVAGGLGVAVLSAHTLALEKSGDELAVLDVAGFPIMRQWHVAYSTGKQLSVVARTFLEFLQQESGPMAERYMKGLSGFPSQAARKSVAKSMAKTND; this comes from the coding sequence ATGAAGCATGCCACATTGCACCAGCTCAAGATATTCGAAGTGGTCGCGCGCAACCTGAGTTTCACTCGCGCCGCCGAAGAATTGCATCTCACCCAGCCCACGGTATCCATCCAGATAAAACAGCTGACGGATATCGTCGGAATGTCTTTGCTGGAACAGGTGGGAAAGCGCATTTTCTTGACAGAGGCCGGCCGCGAGCTGCTTACCGTATGTCATAGTCTGTTTGACGGACTGTCGCGATTCGAGATGATTATTTCCGACATGAAGGGCGTGAAAACAGGCAAGTTGCGGTTGGGCGTTATCACCACTGCAAAGTATTTCGTGCCGCGGCTGCTTGGACCGTTTTGCGATCGTTATCCGGGGATAGAAGTTTCGCTGAAAGTCACCAACCGCGAACGTCTGCTGCAACGTCTGATCGACAACGAAGACGATCTGTATATCCTCGGCCAGCCGCCCGAGCACATGGATATATGGGTAGAGCCGTTTCTGGATAACCCTCTGGTTGTGCTCGCTCCATATAATCATCCGCTGGCGGGTGAGAAAAATATCTCCGCGGAACGCATTGCGCAGGAACCGTTCCTGATGCGCGAATCAGGCTCCGGCACGCGACTTGCTACCGAAAAGTTTTTCAATGAACGCGGGCTGTCGCTCAATGTGCGGATGGAATTAGGCAGCAACGAAGCCATCAAGCAGGCCGTCGCCGGCGGTCTCGGCGTTGCGGTGCTGTCGGCGCATACGCTGGCGCTGGAAAAAAGCGGCGACGAATTGGCTGTGCTCGATGTGGCGGGCTTCCCCATAATGCGTCAATGGCATGTGGCTTATTCCACAGGCAAGCAGCTGTCGGTGGTAGCGAGGACATTTCTGGAGTTCCTGCAACAAGAAAGCGGGCCCATGGCAGAGCGCTATATGAAGGGATTGAGCGGATTTCCGAGTCAGGCTGCCAGGAAAAGCGTAGCCAAATCCATGGCAAAGACAAATGACTGA
- a CDS encoding NAD(P)/FAD-dependent oxidoreductase, translating into MNIPSTASNTHTSDCDVLVIGGGPAGSTAAALLAERGHRVTLLEKAHHPRFHIGESLLPANLPLLEKLGVADEVRAIGMEKWGAEFVSPWHDHKQTVEFADAIDKSMPMAYQVRRAEFDEILIRNASRKNARVVEGCQVLDVEFLPENSGVIVQARHDDGSMETVYARFVLDASGRDTFLGNRFKAKQCNKKHNSTAIYGHYTGAERNAGKEAGNITIFWFEHGWFWFIPLADGTTSVGAVTWPYYLKTRGKKPLDAFLQETIAMCQPLHDRLRHARLASPAEATGNFAYACDHTHGSNYLLLGDAYAFIDPVFSSGVMLAMHSAFVGADTVDVCLRNPQQAAAALKKFDKSMRVGPKAFSWFIYRVTNPVMRDMFMAPRNIFRTKEAVLSVLAGDVFGKTPIQGPLLVFKGIYYAASLFNFKRTLKSWRMRKNNIRAVDEPGAAVN; encoded by the coding sequence ATGAATATTCCTTCCACGGCAAGCAATACACATACCTCTGATTGCGATGTTCTGGTGATTGGCGGCGGACCTGCAGGTTCAACGGCGGCAGCGCTGCTGGCTGAACGCGGCCACCGCGTCACGTTGCTGGAGAAGGCGCACCATCCGCGTTTCCATATCGGCGAATCGCTGCTTCCGGCTAATTTGCCGCTGCTGGAAAAACTGGGTGTAGCGGATGAAGTCAGGGCCATCGGCATGGAAAAATGGGGCGCTGAATTCGTCTCACCGTGGCATGACCATAAACAGACAGTCGAATTCGCCGATGCGATAGATAAGTCCATGCCCATGGCCTATCAGGTACGCCGTGCCGAATTCGATGAAATACTGATCCGCAATGCCAGCCGTAAAAACGCCCGTGTGGTGGAGGGCTGTCAGGTGCTGGATGTCGAGTTTCTGCCGGAGAACAGCGGCGTCATCGTGCAGGCGCGCCATGATGACGGCAGCATGGAAACGGTATACGCGCGTTTCGTACTGGATGCGTCAGGTCGCGATACTTTCCTGGGCAATCGCTTCAAAGCCAAGCAATGCAACAAGAAGCACAACAGTACCGCAATTTACGGCCATTACACCGGTGCAGAACGCAATGCAGGCAAAGAGGCGGGCAACATAACCATTTTCTGGTTTGAGCATGGCTGGTTCTGGTTTATTCCACTGGCTGACGGTACGACGAGCGTCGGTGCGGTGACCTGGCCGTATTACCTGAAAACCCGTGGCAAGAAGCCGCTGGATGCGTTTTTGCAGGAAACCATAGCAATGTGCCAACCGCTGCACGACCGCTTGCGGCATGCCCGGCTGGCATCGCCGGCCGAGGCCACCGGCAATTTCGCATACGCATGCGATCACACTCATGGCAGCAATTATTTGCTGCTGGGTGATGCCTACGCTTTTATCGACCCGGTATTCTCTTCGGGGGTCATGCTGGCGATGCACAGCGCATTTGTCGGAGCCGACACCGTGGATGTGTGCCTGCGCAATCCGCAGCAGGCGGCGGCTGCATTGAAAAAATTCGACAAGTCGATGCGTGTGGGGCCCAAGGCGTTTTCCTGGTTCATTTACCGGGTGACCAATCCGGTCATGCGCGACATGTTCATGGCTCCGCGCAATATATTCCGCACCAAGGAGGCCGTGCTGTCGGTGCTGGCTGGCGACGTGTTCGGTAAAACCCCGATTCAAGGCCCCTTGCTGGTATTCAAGGGCATTTATTACGCTGCATCCCTGTTCAATTTCAAGCGTACGCTGAAATCATGGCGGATGCGCAAGAACAATATTCGCGCCGTGGATGAACCCGGCGCAGCGGTAAACTAA
- a CDS encoding 1-acyl-sn-glycerol-3-phosphate acyltransferase, producing the protein MRDEPSLIIAPNHPCLLDAVMIISRLPNVACVLKAELMNNVFLGAGARLARYIRNEPVRSMVQLATRDFESGSHLLLFPEGTRTVQAPVNPLKGSVALVANRAQVPVQTVLIETDSVYLSKGWPLFRKPVMPIHYRVRLGRRFDPPQNTQQFMAELGHYFAHELVQGSAFYPPNSLPEQTRRIADLSSVRNEDE; encoded by the coding sequence TTGCGCGATGAGCCGTCGCTGATCATCGCCCCCAATCATCCGTGCCTGCTGGATGCGGTGATGATCATTTCGCGTTTGCCTAACGTCGCCTGTGTACTTAAAGCCGAATTGATGAACAATGTCTTCCTGGGCGCGGGTGCCAGGTTGGCACGTTATATCCGCAACGAGCCGGTACGGAGCATGGTGCAGTTGGCGACACGCGATTTCGAAAGCGGCAGTCACCTGCTGCTGTTCCCTGAGGGGACCCGCACCGTGCAGGCACCGGTCAATCCGCTCAAGGGCAGTGTCGCGCTGGTCGCGAATCGTGCGCAGGTGCCGGTACAAACCGTCCTGATAGAAACCGATTCAGTGTACCTGAGCAAGGGCTGGCCGCTATTCCGCAAGCCGGTCATGCCGATCCATTATCGGGTGCGTTTGGGACGGCGTTTCGATCCGCCGCAGAATACCCAACAATTCATGGCCGAACTGGGGCATTACTTTGCTCACGAGCTGGTGCAAGGTTCTGCGTTCTATCCGCCCAATTCATTGCCAGAGCAGACCAGGCGCATTGCTGACCTGTCTTCCGTGCGCAATGAGGATGAATGA
- a CDS encoding cation:proton antiporter: MTTAVHIATHQTESLLFFTLLQLTVIVLAARLGGEIALRIGQSTAVGEIIVGILLGPSLFGLLAPGLFQYVFHSGAPEPMQMLSQIGLVLLMFQIGLEFDFSHLNERRNRKAMLWVAFASLIAPFALGYGIGQISAPTLSPGAHPVASALFIATAFSITALPILGRIMMEFDMTRTPIGVIAISAAAINDVVGWLLLALITTLALSDFDGADFALKVTLVGVFFAASWLIVRPLMKRILHRCDARSGALSNNLLGIVLAAVFMSAMATYQLGIFAIFGGFMMGVLLHDEHAFVKTWRARISPFVTVFFLPIFFTYTGLRTNIGSLDSAAAWAWCALFVLLATLGKFGGAYLGARAGGLSHIESRILGVMMNTRALMELIVINVGYDLGVISQQVFTILVIMAIFSTVITSPILRRWLPRIGIPVTAASKIP, from the coding sequence ATGACCACTGCCGTACATATCGCCACCCATCAGACCGAATCCCTGTTATTTTTCACCCTGTTGCAGCTGACCGTGATCGTGCTGGCAGCTCGTCTCGGCGGCGAGATTGCACTGCGCATCGGGCAATCGACCGCAGTGGGCGAAATCATAGTCGGCATACTGCTGGGGCCTTCATTGTTCGGGCTGCTCGCCCCGGGGTTATTTCAATATGTGTTCCATTCCGGCGCACCCGAACCAATGCAGATGCTGTCGCAAATCGGACTGGTGCTGCTGATGTTCCAGATCGGACTGGAATTCGATTTCTCCCACCTCAATGAGCGGCGCAACCGCAAGGCGATGCTATGGGTGGCATTCGCCAGCCTGATTGCCCCATTTGCGCTGGGTTACGGCATCGGCCAGATCAGTGCGCCCACGCTTTCGCCCGGCGCGCATCCGGTGGCATCGGCGCTGTTCATCGCTACCGCGTTCTCGATTACCGCGTTGCCGATACTCGGCCGCATCATGATGGAATTCGACATGACGCGGACGCCGATAGGCGTGATCGCCATCAGTGCGGCGGCGATCAATGATGTCGTTGGCTGGCTATTGCTGGCATTGATAACCACCCTCGCGCTGTCCGATTTCGATGGTGCAGATTTTGCGTTGAAAGTGACCCTGGTCGGCGTGTTCTTTGCCGCAAGCTGGCTGATCGTGCGTCCGCTCATGAAGCGCATCCTGCATCGCTGCGATGCCAGAAGCGGCGCACTGAGCAATAACCTGCTGGGCATCGTGCTTGCGGCAGTCTTCATGTCTGCGATGGCCACCTACCAGCTCGGCATCTTCGCCATTTTCGGCGGCTTCATGATGGGTGTGCTGCTGCACGATGAGCATGCCTTCGTGAAAACCTGGCGCGCGCGCATCAGCCCGTTCGTAACGGTTTTCTTCCTACCGATCTTTTTTACCTATACTGGTCTGCGCACCAATATCGGCAGTCTGGACAGTGCCGCTGCATGGGCCTGGTGTGCGTTATTCGTATTGCTCGCGACGCTGGGAAAATTCGGCGGCGCATATCTGGGTGCGCGAGCGGGAGGCCTGAGCCATATTGAAAGCAGGATATTAGGCGTGATGATGAATACGCGCGCCTTGATGGAGCTGATCGTGATCAATGTCGGTTATGATCTGGGCGTGATCTCGCAGCAGGTCTTTACCATACTGGTCATCATGGCGATTTTCAGCACCGTGATCACCAGCCCGATATTGCGGCGCTGGCTGCCGCGCATCGGCATCCCTGTCACAGCCGCTTCAAAAATCCCCTGA
- a CDS encoding phosphatase PAP2 family protein — MNENNQRTPWYRQAAAVIPKYWHLKSTGTMLFIGVFFGAYFYFLKHPAYPITVMHNTWLDRLIGFQPLALPVYLSLWAYVSLPPLFFATRRGLYEYGLDIALMCIAGLAVFYFWPTAVPAADIDWALYPGVTFLKNMDASGNAFPSLHVATAVFSGVWLHHLLRRISGPFWILLLNAVWGIGIIYSTIATRQHVAIDVYAGFMLGE; from the coding sequence TTGAACGAAAATAATCAGCGAACGCCCTGGTACCGGCAAGCCGCAGCAGTAATACCGAAGTACTGGCACCTGAAATCGACCGGTACGATGCTGTTCATCGGCGTGTTCTTCGGCGCCTATTTCTATTTCCTCAAGCATCCCGCGTATCCGATCACGGTGATGCATAACACTTGGCTTGACAGGCTGATCGGTTTCCAGCCGCTGGCACTCCCGGTGTATTTGTCGCTCTGGGCCTATGTTTCCCTGCCGCCGCTGTTCTTCGCCACCCGGCGCGGGCTCTATGAATACGGACTGGATATCGCCCTGATGTGCATCGCCGGCCTGGCCGTCTTCTATTTCTGGCCCACGGCAGTCCCCGCAGCGGACATCGACTGGGCACTGTATCCGGGCGTGACATTTCTCAAAAACATGGATGCATCCGGCAATGCTTTCCCTTCACTGCATGTCGCTACCGCCGTTTTTTCGGGTGTCTGGCTGCATCACCTGTTACGCCGCATTAGCGGACCGTTCTGGATACTCCTGCTCAACGCCGTATGGGGCATCGGCATCATCTATTCCACCATTGCCACCCGCCAGCATGTCGCAATCGATGTATATGCCGGTTTCATGCTCGGGGAGTAG
- a CDS encoding polysaccharide deacetylase family protein, whose protein sequence is MHNARWQPTLLIRATLALHGVALVAIIVAPEHWRWTLGAVIVNHLLLTAAGLWPRSHWLGPNWTQLPAAAAARNEIALTIDDGPDPVVTPQVLDILDRYAAKASFFCIGDKAALYPELCREIVRRGHAVENHSQHHRHFFSLLGPRGFMRELQTAQITLNGITGQHPLFFRAPAGLRNPFLDPVLTRLGLTLASWSGRGFDTRINDAERVKNSLLRKLHNGAILLLHDGNAARTANGTPVILEVLPAVLKIAAAKGLRCITLRQALA, encoded by the coding sequence ATGCATAATGCGCGCTGGCAACCGACGCTGCTGATCCGTGCGACCCTTGCATTGCATGGCGTGGCACTGGTGGCGATAATTGTCGCACCCGAACATTGGCGCTGGACACTCGGCGCTGTGATCGTCAACCACCTGCTGCTTACCGCCGCTGGCCTGTGGCCGCGCAGCCACTGGCTGGGGCCGAATTGGACGCAACTGCCTGCAGCTGCCGCAGCCAGGAACGAAATCGCTCTTACCATCGACGATGGCCCCGATCCCGTTGTCACGCCGCAGGTGCTGGATATACTGGATCGCTATGCGGCCAAAGCCAGTTTTTTCTGCATCGGTGATAAAGCTGCACTTTATCCGGAACTGTGCCGCGAGATCGTACGCCGCGGCCATGCTGTGGAGAATCATAGCCAGCATCATCGCCACTTTTTTTCCTTGTTGGGCCCGCGCGGATTTATGCGGGAACTACAAACTGCGCAAATCACGCTCAACGGCATTACCGGCCAGCACCCGCTGTTTTTTCGGGCCCCTGCCGGATTGCGCAATCCCTTTCTCGATCCGGTGCTAACCCGACTGGGGCTCACCCTCGCCAGCTGGTCGGGGCGCGGTTTCGACACCCGCATCAATGACGCTGAGCGCGTTAAAAACAGCTTGTTGCGCAAACTGCACAACGGAGCAATTCTGCTGCTGCATGACGGCAATGCCGCGCGCACGGCAAACGGCACCCCGGTCATACTGGAAGTGTTGCCAGCCGTGCTGAAAATTGCTGCGGCCAAGGGTTTGCGTTGTATCACGTTACGGCAGGCGCTGGCATGA